AGTCAGCAGTACAGTTATGGgtcaagaaaaaaaatgtttttcgtcAATCGTCACACAAAATTAGCAAATAATGTAGGTATGATGATAAAAAGAAGACCAAAACGTAGTATAAATAACTAATGCTAACGTACCTTACTTATGTTCAGTGATgagttaaaatgttattaagcaaaataaattatcaaatatcTAAATTGAAAGCAATCTTACATAATATCTGTAGTAGAAAAtcctttgaaatatttatttgcttctATAAGCTTCAAAATAAGTAGACTTGAAGTTAGTCAAGGCTGTACAAAGCCTACGACCGTAATCTAGTTCATGGAAACATCGGTACAACTCAGCGCGCGGTTACGTCTCGTAGCCGCGTAGCAAGTCTACGCCGTAGCACCGTAGACCGCAAGCCTACACCGCCCTGACCACAATCTACACCAGGTATACATAACCGATTGTAATTAACTGTATTGGGCTTGACCACAAgtcattaataatgttatggcttgtttaatacacgaacaggcgaataatattgtagtataggttgaaatcaaatcaattattcGCTTATGAATTCAATTAGGTTTGATTTCTTACATATAGTTCTTTCTTTCTTAAAGTCAGCTATAATAACTACAATAAACTCAAGCTTACTTACCTATTGAGAGCAGCTTTTTATAACCAAACCTTTTTTATTACAGGTACTTTTTGAAAGTGAATACTTACATGACCATATGGTAAAATAATACAGTAAGTATGATGTATAATTTCGTGGGACATATGATTAGGTACCATCTACACAAATCTACCATTAACatggttttaaattataaacattaggtcggggaaaaagtcttttcgcattatagtatgtatgaactttacTATTAGTTTAAGCAGGATGTTTACCATCATTACCTTAGCCATTAAAAAaccttcaaaaaaatattttatcttttaaaaatggagttgaaattttataaaattccgtTGCAAACACTCATCAGTTCTGATAATTGATAGGTGCACGTCGAAGCCGGGCCGCAATCATGCGCTTCAGTGGGCGCGCCCGCCACTTGACCGGGACCGCACTCGGTGCCCAACGTTATACCTATTAATTCAATAGATATTAATGATTGAGGACCTTGGAGAAGCacagtaattatgttttgtgttTCATGATTTTGAGTAAAGGACGTAGATGCGTGGAATTGTAAGGTTAAGATCGATTTTAGATATAATTgctataagttgacacctcccacgcaagtggtcgcaggttcgaacccgaaaataattatcacatgctccaacggtgaaggaaaacatcgtgatgcagccttgcatgcctgagagttctttaaaacagttcttgaaggaatgcaaagttgcttaaccccttcctcattacgggaggagacccttgcccagcagtgggacagtaatgggttaatttttgtTTGCTAAATTGTCTTTATGTACggtatatacgtatgtatttttGCGACGGTGGAAAAGTATGGTTAAGATCCATCTTTGAAACTACTGGATATGTAAAATTGTCTCTATGTTTAAATGTAGTATTGTAATACTGATTAGAAACATCAGGCGTAATTGCGTTTTCGTGTTCGATAAAATGTGGTTCGGTAAAATACTAGCAATCGGAATAGGTACCTAAGGAAGCATTGAACAGAAGTTTGTGTGACTTGTTTGATGTTCTagcatgtaataaaaaaaacatttttgttgagCACAAATGCACCTGCATAATCTGTGAAAAGTTTTAGCGTATCAAATAATAAACTCGCTGTAATAAAATCAGAAATATGGTATACAACCTCGCGATGTAACATGGTGAGTATGGTGACTATAACAACAAGATACAACTGTCACTGTCGACAGGactcaaacaaacataaaaccgTCGCAgtcttatttttgttataattttttcacaaaacacAAGTGTTTACAGTAAGATTACAAACGAGACGGCCAATGTccaaagatattaaattaaaaatgtcgtTATCCGAAGACGTGTTCTCATCATACGCTAGAGGGAAGAAAGGTAACCTCGACTCTGAACCTAGTACCTCTTACGAAGTGTTCAGGAACAACACAACGGCTGTAGAAGTGATTGTCAAAGAAGTGCCGAGAAACAAGAAAAATGCGAGGACACAGGACACAATAGAATCATTAGAAACTCGACTCGGAGGCGACGTCGATAGACTTAAAAAGGAATTGAATAAAGCGAACGGCACGTTGGAGAGGTCTCGCAAGGAATTCCAGATGTGTATACGTGAAATGAAAAAGCAAATCGATCTCACTAACCAGAGAGAAATGGACACACGAAACAAGAATCTCGCGTTACTACTAGAAAACGAAAAATTAAAGACAGtcttaaatgctaaaactaatTTGGTAAATAAGTTGAGAACTGAATTGAGTAACCTTAAAcgtattataaaatttgtagTGAAAAGCATACTACGTGAACCCAAGCTCGAGGCTTTAAGTGCAAATTGTAGTTCCGATCCGGAGTACGACGATTTTGAAAATAGTTTGAAGAAAGACCTGAAGATTAAATTAGCTGCTTTTGATGAAATGACCACGTTTGATAGCACCATGTCGAAGGAAGACAAGACTTCATTTAATAAACGAGTGTTTGAGTGAATTGAAATGAGTTCAGAATTTGTTAAAgggtaagaaatattttaacttttgtatacaacacatttattaaactacttattatattatttaccaatCTCGAGTTTTAGTTATTCACGTAGGTTTTCAATTCCTATATACCTACAatgtaatttagaaaattaatttatttcaatcaaaaatctttaacatctaaatgaaaacattattgAATCAATGTAGACGATTCAAATTTCCACATAAGAGAGACTCTAATTTCCGTTCGCTCCCAGTTCTAACACAATACATTTAACGAACAGAGACATAACAATAAATGGTAGTGAAAACTGTGTCACACCGCCCATTTAAACAACATCGTAATAGCAACCAAAACTACGAATATATGCAggcaaaatacttttaaaacgaTACGCAAACCGTACACAGATTCGTGATATAATCTCCAAATCTAAGCAGGTACATTACCTCGACACACATTCTGACAAAAGAAGGGTCCAATATTGCAGAATCAATCGTGGAATGCAAGCGGAGACGAGGGGAGGGGGGAAGGCGGTGCATGCCCGGCTGCTGCACCGTAACCGGGTCAGGCTGCGACCCGGTCACCGGGCTGTGACCGCGTGACCGGGTCGCCGAGACACGCCCGGGTGCCGGTATCATACCGGGTAAAGGAGCTCGTCTCATCGGATTTGACGGTTTTTGAGCGCGACGCGAAGAATTGGGTTGGAATCTAAGTACttgtttattatgtactatttaATGTAgagaaatactttaatatttatttgttattaatgtttaatgCTGATGTTGTCAGTGTCATTTATATTCAACGAGTGATGAATATAAAATACGGTATGCTAAGTAATAAAATGCATTAAGTTGTGGAGATATTTTATAATGCTATGTAAGAAGGACAAGGTTTTGATAAATGGTTGTTGAGTCGAACTTTTACTGCTATAGCTTTAAAGTCTTGGGATTATTAAACGTAATTCTGTAAGAATTAATatgatgtatatttttattgtaggtaaatattttattccttcCTTCTGCAGAAAGCCAAAGTAATAGCGTCCACATTtaacctaataaataacaagtGTTAATAAAACTTTCGATGGTATTAGATATCATTACATGATAAatgaagtaattataattttagtcgCACACCTAAAAATACTACTTATTATAAGTCTTACACATAAGACATTTTAcgtaaactaaataattaatagggtttctaaactattaataaatgaGCACGTTGTACTTACATCACGTGTATTTCTCCGAACATTCAGAGGTTTATTGTAACCACATTTAACTAGAACTGTACATTCCCAGTTATTCACTGCAGCCTTGAGCTTATTGTCGCCTCTCGGGTATAGTTTCCAGGCTCCACTGATATTACCAATGGCTGGAAACTCGGTCACATTTCTAACCTAAAAACTGTTACGGAGAAATGGAGTTACTGTTGTTTTTGTGTCAGTTGCAATACGCTGGTATTTCCGtggaatatattatgtttgcttGGTGCAGATATTTTTTCTCGTAAGTAGTTAAGTGAGCAAATTTTTCACGATATTGGGCAGTACAGTAGGTTGTTATGCGGCATAAGGCaggatttacaaaaataatcattataatcacTCGCAAAACTAGAAATAGCAAAATGTTGTGTAATGTAAGTTAGCGACTATCTATAACTATATAGGTACACTTTTCGAGTATTGAATCCTTGACAGCTGGTTCAAGCAATTTCCTAAATATCAGCAAAAACGGCTCGgaagttaataaaatacttaactgGGAATAGAACCCGAAACTGAGTAACCAGTGACCAAGTGTAACTACCGCATACAAAATAAAGAATCGTACTTCATATTTACGAAATATACAGCGAAACCATTAACAATATTGCCAAcgaaacataatatttgttgaaaACGCAAGAGTACTTCACGGGTAGAAATCAACCGCGAATGCGGGCAGATGGAAAGCTTTTTCAATGGAGTACTAAAGCGAGgtatatatctatctatctatgtatgtatgtatgtatgtatgtatgtatgtatgtatgcgtgGCTTTCGTCAATGTAAACACACGTGAAAGCTTATACGTTAATAGGTTTTACGTActaataggtaaataaattagATGTCGCGAGTTTCGAAAGAAAATTGCGCTTTGATTGAACTTTCGAGTTACGATATTTAATTTAGAAGATGAAGGTGATGTTATTTGTCAAATAAGTAGTAATTTAGCGAATTGTAATGATAAGAACCCGTTGCTACTCTTTACGTGTTATTCTATTAAACTCTTTTCATATGATAAGGTATCAAAATACTACCCAATATCAACTTAGCCAGCTAAATAACATAGCATTGAGTGACAGCTTAATGTTTACGATTGTAGGTAACAGTGTAATATCGTGTACCTTAGCGcgattccctactactatcgacaagctagctatcgagaatttttgtatgaaaatctgatcagcgcccctagtgggcGCCGTAAAAACTATCTCTGCTGTGCATTTAAATGACAAACACTCCACTCCGTACTCCATAGTACCGATTGTACTGAATCGCACCCCTGTTCTATGGATTTTATGAGAGACATGCCACTCCCGCTCTCATAGCCAAAGCGCCATCTTAAAACTACATTTAAGCGTTCCTTTTAACGTTCACGCCTAACAGTTAAATATGTCAGTATACGAACACAGCGACTCTTAGACTCGACACTGCTTCTAAAAGGTTTCAAAGTGTGAAAAGTTTTAGTATGCAAATTACGCCGCGAGTCCCCTCGGGCGCACTGAAAGCAAACTTAggattattcatttatataacGATATTGTAACTTACGTTTTAGGTACTAGATTAATATGAGTTAAATATTATAGTAGAATATGTTAATAAAAAGTAGAGATTGACTGCTTTTGGATTACACGTTTTATTCCCGGTCATGGAATTATATCATTCTACTCTCGCCGATCTTAACGAAATGGTTCTTTCTGTCTGTCTTTACAAAAGGGATACCTTTTATAAGTTTCTAattatcatactaatatttCCTCGATACGATATATTtccgaaaattattttttcatcggC
Above is a window of Anticarsia gemmatalis isolate Benzon Research Colony breed Stoneville strain chromosome 19, ilAntGemm2 primary, whole genome shotgun sequence DNA encoding:
- the LOC142981196 gene encoding uncharacterized protein LOC142981196; this encodes MSKDIKLKMSLSEDVFSSYARGKKGNLDSEPSTSYEVFRNNTTAVEVIVKEVPRNKKNARTQDTIESLETRLGGDVDRLKKELNKANGTLERSRKEFQMCIREMKKQIDLTNQREMDTRNKNLALLLENEKLKTVLNAKTNLVNKLRTELSNLKRIIKFVVKSILREPKLEALSANCSSDPEYDDFENSLKKDLKIKLAAFDEMTTFDSTMSKEDKTSFNKRVFE